GAAAGCGATCATAATGGGGGACAGGAAGGCCTCTTATGAACGGATCATCTCAGTGATGGATGTGGTTAGAAAATCCGGAGTTGTCAGTCTGTCGCTGGAGACGAAATGGAAAGAGTAACGTTTGAAAAAGACCTCTTCTTTGCGGTCATAATTGCGCTGGCCATTCATGCCGGAGCTGCCTTCACTCATATTTACACTGTTCCACGCCCCGTTCATTTTAAAGCAAAAAAATATAGTCGTCTCATTATATCTATGGTCTCTACTCATGCCCCCGATGTAGTACCTGTGGTGCAGAAGAAAAGAAAAGTGGTTGTCAAGGAAAAGAAGGAGATAATCAAGCCGGACAATCAGAGTACTCCGATACCAAAAAGGGAAATAGTAAAAGAAACGGTTTCGCTGAAGAAGGCTGCAAACAAACCAGTCAGTACATCTGTACCAATGGAGACGGCAAAAGAGGTTCTGGCCGTACCTCGATATGGTGAAAATATGCCTCCTGCCTATCCGGCAATAGCCCGAAGAAGGGGATATGAAGGTATAGTAATCCTTTCGGCAGAGATACTTGTTAATGGAAATGTGGGAAAATTAAAAATAAAAAAATCATCTGGATATAGCATGCTGGACAGATCAGCCCTGGAAACAGTCAGGAAATGGAAATTCGAGCCGGGAAGCAGAATGGGGTGTCCCGTAACGATGTATGTTGAAGTCCCTGTAAGATTTGTTTTGAACGACAAATAATATCAAATATCAAAATGCAAAATTTAAAAGTAAAATAAAATCACCGTTAATCCTGAATATGGAAAAGAGACATATCAATAAAATTGTAATTACTTTACCAATCCTCTTTGTATTATTTGTTTTTGCTGTAGATGTATCAGCCAAACAAAGAATTATTTCTAAAACCTATTACCACGAGGGGAACCGTCATTTTGACAAGAAAAGATTTGATAGGGCTATAGAAAAATATAAGAAAGCCATTAAAGTAAATCCCAAGGTTGCCAAATATTATTATATGTTAGGAAAGGCGTATCAGGCCAAAGGTTCATTGGATGAAGCGGTTGTCTCTTATAAAAAGGCAGTAACAGTTGATCCTGATTACTATTGGTCTTATTTTCGGCTTGGGGATATCTGTCTTGAAAAAGGAGAACATGAAAAAGCTATAACATACTATAGAACCTCCGTTGAGAAATGTCCGGAAGACAGTGATGTGCATTATTTTCTTGGAAAGATATGTGATATAAAGGGTGATGCCGACGGAGCTATAAAAGAATATAATGAGGCTGTAAAGTTAAAGCCCGGCTACTTTGACGCTCTTTATAATATAGGCATTAATTACACAAAAAAGGGAGACTTGGAAAGAGCCGTTACTTCTTACAAGGAAGCAAGAAAAGTAAATCCTTATGATGAAGATACGCTGGTTAATCTTGGAATAATATACGTAAAACTGAGGAAATTCAGTAAGGCCATCAATGTGTTGACTGTTGCACTCAAGGTTAATCTGTTCAACCGTGATACGCAATTCTATCTTGGCAAAGCATACTATGGCATGGGAAACCTTGACCAGGCCATAACACAGACAAAAAAAGCACTTACGATAGATCCGGACAATGCCGACATACACTTCACATTGGGTTTATACTATGATAAAAAGGGATGGTCAGATATGGCTGTTGCGGAATATCAGGAGGTTCTCCACCTTAACCCGGATTATTTTAACACTCTTAACAAATAAGGAAAGCTTTGAAGGACCACATTTTTCAGTTTTTCAAATGTCTCACAAGGTAAGCAGGCCTGAGACTGATTCCTGAAATGACCCTTCCATCAACGAGCTTAAGAGAAAGGTAGTTTTATAATGGATGAAAAGAAGAAGAGACTTGCCGAGATAATCGCCAGGCGATCCTTTAAATATAGTGACGATCCACCTTTTACGTTGACTTCGGGAAGGAGGAGCAATTTCTATTTCGATTGTAAACCGACAACCCTTGATCCTGAAGGCATGAATCTGATAGGCAGTATTATCTTCGATATGCTTGAGGACTCTGAGGTTACCGCGGCCGGTGGTATGACCCTCGGGGCGGACCCCATAGCCAATGCCCTTTCTCTGATTTCATATCAGCGGGGAAGACCTATAAAATCTTTTATCGTCAGGAAAAATGTTAAGGGGCACGGCACAAAGAGCAAAATTGAAGGAGATGTCAGACCAGGTGAAAATGTTGTAATTATAGACGATGTCATTACCACAGGAGCATCAACCATAGCAGCGATAGAAAGGGCAAGGGAAGAGGGATTGGTTATAGATCGGGTTATTGTACTGATTGATCGAGAAGAGGGCGCCCTCGAGAATATAGAGAAGTATACAGAGAGGGTTGATTCGATTCTCACGCGGACTGACATAATGAAACTCTATGAAAACAAGAAAAAGGGAGGTCAGCGATGAAGATTGGTAAGGCTTTTCTGGTTTTTTCAGTAATAGTTATTTTCATATGTGGGTTTTCAGGGGCAGTTTTTTCGGGAGGAGAGGATACGCTTGTCATTGCAGGATTTAATTCCGGCGAGATGAAAGGTGGAGCACCTCTTGAATGGGAACTGGTAAAGAAAAAAGGAACACCTGTAATTAAGCTCGAAAAGGTCGGGGACAAATTCTGCCTCCACATGGTAAGCGACAGTGACTCATCGTTTGGGATAAATAAAGAGATAAAGGTAAATGCTGCAGAGTATCCCTTCCTGAACTGGAAGTGGAAGGTTGCAAAGCTTCCAAAGGGTGGAGATGTCAGAAAAGCGGATACCGATGATCAGGCCATACAGATCTATATCTTTTTTAAAGCAACGAAATGGCCCGCAAAATTAAACACCCCGGCAATCGGATATATCTGGGATAACGAGGCTCCCAAGGATGCCGTCGTTACAAGCCCACAGCCTCTGTCCGGCAAAGTGAGATATATAGTATTGAGAAACAAGAGCGATGAGCTTAACAAGTGGTATGAGGAAAAACGGAATATATCGGAAGATTATAAAAAATTATTTCCCGATATTGAAGGCGGAAAACTGCGTGATGTAGAGGGAATTTCCTTTTATGTCAACTCCCAGCATACAAAAAGCGAGGGAGACAGCTGTCTGTACGAAGTTCATTTCAGCAAGAATTGATGCATTCGTAAAAGTCATAAACTACACCATTTGTCATCCTGAACTCGTTTCAGGATCTCACTTGTTTCAGCATCTAATTATTTCAGTAAGTTAGAGACCCTGAATGATCCTGAAACAAGTTCAGGACATGATTTTGGGTGACAAAAAAAGACTTTTTACAAGTGCATCTTGTTTGACCGATTACGAAAAAGATGCTGTCCATGGGGTTAAGAAAGAAGGTATGATGATGAGAGCTTTGCATAATACCAATATTGTCATTGCGAGCGAAGCGAAGCAATCTCATAACATATTGATAATTCGTAAGATTGCCGCGTCGCTAAAGCTCCTCGCAATGACCAGAATTGCAGTTTTGCAAAGCTCTCATGATTGTAAAACGGAAGTACTTTAATATAGCCGGTATAATTGTGCTGTTACTGACATTTTTATTTGGTGCAGTATGTATGTCCCCTTTATGTGCTAAAGAGGTCGGCGATATAAATATAGATTATCGGATATCGGGTACGGGATATCCGCTGGTTATGATCATGGGTTACAGCGGAACCATGGATATGTGGGACCCCACCGTGCTTCGTATCCTCTCATCCCGTTATAAGGTTATTATTTTCGATAACCGGGGAATGGGAGGAACCGATACGGGTACTTGCCGGTTTACCATGGAGCAGTTTGCCGATGACGCGGCCGGTCTGATGAATAGTCTGGGCATACAGAAGGCCCATGTGCTTGGCTGGTCGATGGGTACCAATATAGCTCAGGAGCTGGCACTTAGGTACCCCGAAAAAGTTAATAAACTAATACTCTATGCCGCCGACTGCGGCACAGATGTCGTTCCCATAGCCCCCGATGTTGTGAAACAATTACGTGATACATCCGGCACACCGAAAGAACGGGGGAAGAGACTGATCTCTTTACTGTTTCCGGGTAAATGGCTTAAAAATAACGTCGATTACGTGAAAAAATTGTTCTCCCGCCCCATGGAATCGTCTTCGCCGGAGAATATTAAACGGCAGTACAGCACCATGGAAAACTGGAAGGGGTCCTGTGACCGCCTGGATCAGATCAAGTGCCCGACCCTTCTCATCACGGGGACGGAGGATGTTTTGACACCACCGGAGAATTCTCCCATGATGGTTAAGGAAATTCCCGGCGCAAAACTGGTAACTTTTGAAAATAGCGGCCACGGTATCATGTACCAGTATCCCGACAGATTCTCCCGGGCAGTGATGGACTTTTTGAAGTAATCTTTAACTGATAGAAGTTCTTTGCAATATTTAATGAGAAATTCCCTATACTGTTTCCCTTATTGGAAAGAGCCTATGAAATGGAATTTCAGTTTCAAAAGTGAAAATGCAGTTTATCTCCTTTTTATAGCAATTCTGATTGGTGCCGCAACAGGGTACCTCGCCGTTGGTTTTCGTTTTCTCCTCATGTATGCCACAGAATTATGCTGGAAACATCCTTCTGACATTTTATCAACAGTCGAGGACATGAAGTGGTATTTTGTCATTCTTATTCCCGTAATCGGAGGAATTCTTGTTGGCCCGCTGGTCACCTTCCTTGCTCCCGAGACACGGGGTACAGGTGTACCTGAAGTAATCGAAGCGGCTGCAATGAGAGAAGGTACCATACGACACCGAACAACGGTGTGCAAGATTATATCATCCGTGATATCAATAGGTTCAGGAGCTTCAGTAGGAAGAGAGGGGCCGATTGTTCACATCGGATCTTCGGTGGGATCTTCCATTGCACAGGTTTTAAAGCTCAGACCTGAATGGAGGCGTATCTTTTTAGCGTGCGGGGCGGCGTCGGGAATCGCCGCGACGTTCAACGCACCCATGGCAGGTGTGCTGTTTGCCATTGAGATTATTCTGAAAGATTTTGAGATAAGCTATATCGGGCATATCGTTATCTCAGCGGTAACTGCAACAGTCATCTCTCACCACTTTCTCGGAAACCTGCCGGCATTTGATATTCCCCAATATCAAATGGTCAGTTACTTGGAAATTCCACTCTATTTGATATTAGGAATATTAGCAGGTTTTGTTTCCGTCATCTTTATCAAGCTCCTCTCCTCGGTAGAGAATGTCTTCGACAGGTTAAATGTACCGGTATATCTCAGACCCGCAGTTGGTGGTTTTCTCGTTGGTATCATTGCGATACGCTATCCGCATATTCTGGGAGTGGGATATGAATCGGTCAACCTTGTTCTTACAGCAAACATTGCCCTGAACACCATGATTATCGTAATCATTCTCAAAATTTTAGCCACTTCTTTTTCCGTAGGCTCAGGGTTTTCGGGCGGCATATTTGCACCTTCCCTGTTTTCCGGCGCTATGTTAGGCGGAATCTTCGGCACGGTCTCACTCATGATTTTTCCCGATATTGTTGCGCCATCGCAGGCATATGGATTGATCGGGATGGGAGCGGTTGTCAGTGGTACAACGCTTGCTCCAATCACGGCCATATTGACGATATTTGAGCTTACCTACAACTACAACATCATCCTTCCCTTAATGACAAGTTGCATCGCAAGCCTCGTCATTGTTAATAAGTTCTGTGGCCATTCCATTTATGAAATGAAATTACTGAAAAAAGGTATCAATATTGTACGAGGCCACGATATTAACATTCTTAGAGGGATGATGGTGAACGATTTTATGGAGAGAGAATATGAGTATATATATGAAACCAGCCGTCTAAGAGAACTCATTGCGAAAATTCAGGAAAGTAATTACCCCCATTTCCCGGTTCTCGACAAACAAGGTAATCTCGTGGGAATGTTTACACTCCGGGATTTAAAACACTGTCTGCCTGAGATTGAAGATCTGGGTGAGCTTACAATAGCAGCAGACATTATGACAAAAAACGTTTATTGCATCACACCGGACGACAATCTGGCAACAGCATTTGAAATATTTGAAGGAAAACAGATTTCAATGCTTCCTGTTGTCGATGCAAACGATAGAAACAAAATTACCGGAGTTCTAAAGAAAAACAACGTAATTTTGGCCTACAATCAAAAAGTATTACGGGCCAGAACATTTGGCTTCGGTAAAATTACAGGGCGCTCATGATTTCGATTCCTCTATAAATTTGACACAAGTGAAAACGATTTGACAAGAATTCCCTAATATTTTTCGCCCCTACCTTAGTCCTCCCCCCATCAAGAGGGAGAAAATCGCTTGAGGTGCCCCCGCCTTGTAGGCGGGGTAATTCACTACTGTTCGACCGGCTCAAAGCCGGGGGCCATGATCCCCCTGCGTTCGAGCAGTGACCCTTCGAGGCGGTACAGCTCAATGAGGGCATTGAGGTAATTTGTAATGGCCTGAATTTCGGATATCCGGCTTGAAAGCAGGTCGCGCTGGGCCTGTGCCACGAGGAGTGTCGTAGATTTGCCTACTCGGAACTTTTCCGCTTCGATGCGTGCTTTTTCCTCCTGGAGTGCCCGGGTGGCCGCCGTGGCGGCGATCTGTTCCTTAGCCCGGTTTACCTCGATATATGCAGAACGGATGTCTACCTGGACGAGCTGCACAAGGTTCCTTACGGCTTCTTCAGCTTGTTCCCGGTTGAGCATCGATTTGCGGTGAAGTGCCCGTGCCTTGCGGTTTATAAACGGATATTCGAGAGATATGCCCGCCAGAATGTCGTAAGATTTTCCGTCCATAGCGTCGACGGAGCTGCCGAAGGAACCGGAATACCCGGATTTTCCGAGTGTTATGAATAAGTCCATTTTGGGAAGTAATCCATTTCTTGTTTTGACGATTTCCAGGTCGCCACGCTGTAACTGCAACTTGGCCTGGTTGAGATCAGGCCTCATGCGCAGGGCAACTCCGACGTGAGACTCTACGTCATCCAGCTTTACATCCGGCACTGCAGGTTGATGAAGAAGAACGATATCCCGCTGCCACAGATTCGTGTCAGTGGGATTCAGCAATCTCAGAAGTTGCAGGTGTGTCTTCTCAAGGTTGCTACGCGCATTGATCAACCCTTCGCGCCGCAGTGCTATTTCCGCCTCTGCGGCGGCCAGTTCCGATTCAGCCAGATAGCCTATCCTGATCATCTCTTCCGTTTCGTGTTTCTGCCGCTCTGCCAGTTTGAGCGATTCGAGAAAGATTTCGATCTGCCGCTGTGTCAGGGCATAGTTCCAGTAAGTTTCTTCCACCTGGGCAACAAGAGCCTCGGCGAAACCGCGCAATTCATAGCTTGTCGCACGCGTATCGAGCCTTGCCTGGCGGAGACTGGCTAAGTTATAACGGAGGCCGCCCCCCCTGAGAAGCGACTGGGTTACACTGAGACCTGCACGCGACTTGTACAGGTCGTCACTGTAAAGATTGGACCATGTCTGTTCCGTCGTAAGCTCGACATCGACATCAGTACCCGTGGGAAGATATTCGGAAACACCCAGTTCGGTGGTGATTTCGTTATCCAGGTTTGCCAGGTTTGACCGCGATGGTTTTTCGGCCTTTTCGCGGTCCCTGGAATATCCGCCCGTCAGGATCGGATCGAATGCGGCACGCTCTTTTTCTTCCTCTGTTCGGCTGATTGCCGGATTAAATTTTTCTACCTTCAGGGCACGGTTATTTTCCAGGGTGAGCAGGATGGCATCCTGTACCGTTACCGCTATCGGGCCTTCAGGTTTAATTGTCGGCGCTGCAACGCGGTCAACAGGCGGTGTGGTTTCGTCTTTGGACTGGGGTGCCGTTGATGACGAAATGTGCGGGCCGATATAGTCTTCATGGGTTTTTCTATCCACAGACGCACATGACACAAGAGAGTAACACACCGCAGTCATGATAGTCATCATTACGAGATTTCTTATTACCTGTTTTGCTGCCATGCCTTACACGCTATCCTCCGTATGGGATGTTTCAGTTACTTTTTTCCGAATCAGTCGTGTATCAAAGAAAAGGTAGACCGTGGGGACGATCACCAGGGTAATCAGTGTCGAACTGATCAGCCCGCCGATGACGGCTCTGGCCAGGGGAGCCTGAACCTCTCCTCCCTCGCCGAGACCGATGGCCAGCGGAACCATGGCCAGGATCGTTGTCATGGCTGTCATCAATATGGGGCGCAGCCGTCTCCGTCCACCCTCTTCAATCGCCTCCCTGAGCGACATGCCGTCCCGGCGGCGGAGCAGGTTTATATGATCGACCAGCAAAATGGCATTGTTCACCACGATACCGCCGAGTATGATACAGCCGATAAAGGACTGGATGTTGAAGGTGGTATTGGTGATGAACAGCATGAGGATAACCCCGATGGATGCAAAGGGCACGGAGAACATGACCACGATAGGATACCGGATCGACTCGTAGAGGGATGCCATGACCATGTAAACCAGGAGCAGAGCCAAAATCAGACTTAGAAGAAGTTCTCTGAAGGCTTTTTGTTGCTCCTCGTAGTCACCGCCGAAAATAATACTGAAATTACGGGGTATGGCGATGGAGCGGAGCCGCTCACGGATATCGGCCAGAATCGAGCCCATATCCCGCCCGCTGATATTTGCTGAGACCATGACGATCCGTTCCTGATCTTTTCGTTCAATACGGACAGGCCCCGTCTTCGGCTGCATCTTGACGACGTTCCTGAGGACAACTGGCTCGCCCCCCGTGCTTACCAGGGTCAGATCCAGGATTTCGCGGATGTCCATCTTTTCGGCATCCTTAATCTTGACGCGGATGTCATATTCATCTCCGCCTTCCCGGTAGCTGCCCGCTGTGGTTCCGGAGAGGACGGTTTGAAGCATGTTAGCGATCTGTGAGACCGTCAATTTCATGTCTGCTGCTTTCTGCCGGTCAACGAAGATAA
This portion of the Syntrophales bacterium genome encodes:
- a CDS encoding energy transducer TonB, producing the protein MERVTFEKDLFFAVIIALAIHAGAAFTHIYTVPRPVHFKAKKYSRLIISMVSTHAPDVVPVVQKKRKVVVKEKKEIIKPDNQSTPIPKREIVKETVSLKKAANKPVSTSVPMETAKEVLAVPRYGENMPPAYPAIARRRGYEGIVILSAEILVNGNVGKLKIKKSSGYSMLDRSALETVRKWKFEPGSRMGCPVTMYVEVPVRFVLNDK
- a CDS encoding tetratricopeptide repeat protein — protein: MEKRHINKIVITLPILFVLFVFAVDVSAKQRIISKTYYHEGNRHFDKKRFDRAIEKYKKAIKVNPKVAKYYYMLGKAYQAKGSLDEAVVSYKKAVTVDPDYYWSYFRLGDICLEKGEHEKAITYYRTSVEKCPEDSDVHYFLGKICDIKGDADGAIKEYNEAVKLKPGYFDALYNIGINYTKKGDLERAVTSYKEARKVNPYDEDTLVNLGIIYVKLRKFSKAINVLTVALKVNLFNRDTQFYLGKAYYGMGNLDQAITQTKKALTIDPDNADIHFTLGLYYDKKGWSDMAVAEYQEVLHLNPDYFNTLNK
- the pyrE gene encoding orotate phosphoribosyltransferase, with amino-acid sequence MDEKKKRLAEIIARRSFKYSDDPPFTLTSGRRSNFYFDCKPTTLDPEGMNLIGSIIFDMLEDSEVTAAGGMTLGADPIANALSLISYQRGRPIKSFIVRKNVKGHGTKSKIEGDVRPGENVVIIDDVITTGASTIAAIERAREEGLVIDRVIVLIDREEGALENIEKYTERVDSILTRTDIMKLYENKKKGGQR
- a CDS encoding DUF3047 domain-containing protein, producing MKIGKAFLVFSVIVIFICGFSGAVFSGGEDTLVIAGFNSGEMKGGAPLEWELVKKKGTPVIKLEKVGDKFCLHMVSDSDSSFGINKEIKVNAAEYPFLNWKWKVAKLPKGGDVRKADTDDQAIQIYIFFKATKWPAKLNTPAIGYIWDNEAPKDAVVTSPQPLSGKVRYIVLRNKSDELNKWYEEKRNISEDYKKLFPDIEGGKLRDVEGISFYVNSQHTKSEGDSCLYEVHFSKN
- a CDS encoding alpha/beta hydrolase, which encodes MSPLCAKEVGDINIDYRISGTGYPLVMIMGYSGTMDMWDPTVLRILSSRYKVIIFDNRGMGGTDTGTCRFTMEQFADDAAGLMNSLGIQKAHVLGWSMGTNIAQELALRYPEKVNKLILYAADCGTDVVPIAPDVVKQLRDTSGTPKERGKRLISLLFPGKWLKNNVDYVKKLFSRPMESSSPENIKRQYSTMENWKGSCDRLDQIKCPTLLITGTEDVLTPPENSPMMVKEIPGAKLVTFENSGHGIMYQYPDRFSRAVMDFLK
- a CDS encoding chloride channel protein, which translates into the protein MKWNFSFKSENAVYLLFIAILIGAATGYLAVGFRFLLMYATELCWKHPSDILSTVEDMKWYFVILIPVIGGILVGPLVTFLAPETRGTGVPEVIEAAAMREGTIRHRTTVCKIISSVISIGSGASVGREGPIVHIGSSVGSSIAQVLKLRPEWRRIFLACGAASGIAATFNAPMAGVLFAIEIILKDFEISYIGHIVISAVTATVISHHFLGNLPAFDIPQYQMVSYLEIPLYLILGILAGFVSVIFIKLLSSVENVFDRLNVPVYLRPAVGGFLVGIIAIRYPHILGVGYESVNLVLTANIALNTMIIVIILKILATSFSVGSGFSGGIFAPSLFSGAMLGGIFGTVSLMIFPDIVAPSQAYGLIGMGAVVSGTTLAPITAILTIFELTYNYNIILPLMTSCIASLVIVNKFCGHSIYEMKLLKKGINIVRGHDINILRGMMVNDFMEREYEYIYETSRLRELIAKIQESNYPHFPVLDKQGNLVGMFTLRDLKHCLPEIEDLGELTIAADIMTKNVYCITPDDNLATAFEIFEGKQISMLPVVDANDRNKITGVLKKNNVILAYNQKVLRARTFGFGKITGRS
- a CDS encoding TolC family protein translates to MAAKQVIRNLVMMTIMTAVCYSLVSCASVDRKTHEDYIGPHISSSTAPQSKDETTPPVDRVAAPTIKPEGPIAVTVQDAILLTLENNRALKVEKFNPAISRTEEEKERAAFDPILTGGYSRDREKAEKPSRSNLANLDNEITTELGVSEYLPTGTDVDVELTTEQTWSNLYSDDLYKSRAGLSVTQSLLRGGGLRYNLASLRQARLDTRATSYELRGFAEALVAQVEETYWNYALTQRQIEIFLESLKLAERQKHETEEMIRIGYLAESELAAAEAEIALRREGLINARSNLEKTHLQLLRLLNPTDTNLWQRDIVLLHQPAVPDVKLDDVESHVGVALRMRPDLNQAKLQLQRGDLEIVKTRNGLLPKMDLFITLGKSGYSGSFGSSVDAMDGKSYDILAGISLEYPFINRKARALHRKSMLNREQAEEAVRNLVQLVQVDIRSAYIEVNRAKEQIAATAATRALQEEKARIEAEKFRVGKSTTLLVAQAQRDLLSSRISEIQAITNYLNALIELYRLEGSLLERRGIMAPGFEPVEQ